A region from the Xenopus laevis strain J_2021 chromosome 4S, Xenopus_laevis_v10.1, whole genome shotgun sequence genome encodes:
- the rgs1.S gene encoding regulator of G-protein signaling 1 S homeolog (The RefSeq protein has 1 substitution compared to this genomic sequence) — MPGIFFSHPNALKEADNKPGEVMAQKKKNFAVDLKNCLKSMLPHLETIKPSSSSSDTEKNKLTPNEIIQWTMSLEKLLVSEEGQAVFKEFLKSEFSEENIEFWLACEDYKANNDSEELRCKANVIYQEFIQPNAYKQINIDFSTRNSVTKDLLEPTITTFNDAQKMIFVLMERDSYPRFLKSEIFFRLAERHHGNNVRG; from the exons ATGCCCGGGATCTTTTTTTCTCATCCTAATGCTCTGAAAGAAGCTGACAACAAACCTGGCGAAGTTATggctcaaaaaaagaaaaattt tgcTGTGGATCTTAAAAACTGCTTGAAATCTATGCTGCCCCATCTGGAGACAATTAAACCATCATCTTCATCGTCAGATACAGAGAAAAATAA GCTTACCCCCAATGAGATTATTCAGTGGACGATGTCTCTGGAAAAACTCCTTGTAAGCGAAG AAGGACAGGCTGTCTTCAAAGAGTTTTTGAAGTCTGAGTTCAGCGAGGAAAACATTGAGTTCTGGCTGGCCTGTGAAGACTACAAGGCTACCAACGATTCAGAGGAATTGCGTTGCAAAGCTAACGTTATATACCAAGAATTCATACAACCGAATGCATACAAACAA ATTAATATTGATTTTTCTACCAGAAATTCAGTTACTAAAGATCTCCTTGAACCCACAATAACAACATTTAATGACGCTCAGAAAATGATATTCGTTCTCATGGAAAGAGACTCATACCCAAGATTTCtaaaatcagaaatatttttcAGACTTGCAGAAAGGCACCATGGAAATAATGTGAGAGGATAA